Proteins from a single region of Euleptes europaea isolate rEulEur1 chromosome 21, rEulEur1.hap1, whole genome shotgun sequence:
- the METRN gene encoding meteorin has product MPLALKLLCLALVDMALCNYSEDQCSWRGSGLSQESGSVEQISLHCAEGSLEWLYPAGALRLSLFPRLSTGPPGKEQSPRRVTACIKSSSSFRGAQIYLERDGVLELLLSEAAAALQPKVRCFSWLPKEKVALFLQSTLHRDISRRIAAFRYELRGDWNSRFSWPSGNLSADDAGTCRPCNNTEILMAVCTSDFVIRGNIRTVSNNVDLQESIINVSATRIHRQKFALFQPVGKYGKSAGSIRTLLRCGVKPGPGSFLFTGWLHFGEAWLTCAPRYKDFRQIYEDARQAHENPCEVSLD; this is encoded by the exons ATGCCTTTGGCGTTGAAGCTTCTGTGCCTCGCACTCGTGGATATGGCCCTTTGCAATTACTCGGAAGACCAATGCAGTTGGAGGGGAAG CGGCCTGTCCCAAGAATCAGGCAGCGTGGAACAGATCTCCTTGCACTGCGCGGAAGGGTCGCTGGAGTGGCTGTACCCCGCGGGGGCCTTGCGACTGAGTCTCTTCCCCCGCCTTTCCACGGGCCCCCCGGGCAAAGAGCAGAGCCCCCGGCGCGTGACGGCCTGCATCAAGTCGTCCAGCAGCTTCCGTGGGGCTCAGATCTACTTGGAGAGGGATGGCGTCTTGGAGCTCCTGCTCTCGGAGGCCGCGGCGGCGTTGCAGCCCAAGGTGCGCTGCTTCAGCTGGCTGCCCAAGGAGAAGGTGGCGCTGTTCCTCCAATCCACCCTGCACCGGGACATCAGCCGCCGGATCGCCGCCTTCCGCTACGAGCTGAGGGGCGACTGGAACTCCCGCTTCTCTTGGCCGTCTGGCAACCTCAGCGCAGATG ATGCAGGGACTTGCCGGCCATGTAACAACACAGAGATCCTGATGGCTGTTTGTACTAGCGATTTCG TCATCCGTGGCAACATCCGGACAGTCTCCAACAACGTGGATTTGCAAGAGTCCATCATCAACGTGAGCGCCACCAGGATCCACCGCCAGAAATTTGCCTTGTTCCAACCGGTTGGCAAGTACGGGAAATCAGCCGGCAGCATCCGCACCCTGCTGAGGTGTGGGGTGAAACCAGGACCTGGTAGCTTCTTGTTCACGGGGTGGCTGCACTTCGGGGAGGCGTGGCTCACCTGCGCCCCTCGCTACAAAGACTTCCGCCAGATATACGAGGACGCGCGCCAGGCTCACGAAAACCCCTGCGAAGTCTCGCTGGACtga